The DNA region AAACCCTAAAGGTCCTTGCATGGTATCCTCAGAAGGAACTTGCTCTGCCTATTACCTTTATGGAGGAGAATAAACCATGGAAGATATGATTCTTCTTTCCCATGGAAGTGGCGGAGAGAGTACAAGAAAACTAATAGAAGAAGAAATATTAAAATATTTCGGAAATGAACTATTAAATGAGCTTTACGATTCTTCAATCTTTGAAACTTCGGGAAGACTTGCCCTCACTACAGACTCCTTTGTTATATCTCCCATATTTTTTAATGGCGGAGATATTGGAAAACTATCCATATACGGAACCATAAATGACTTATCAGTTATGGGAGCAAAACCTCTATATTTAAGTGTAGGATTCATTATTGAAGAAGGACTTACTCTGAGGGAATTCCGTGAGATACTTAAATCCATGAAATTAGCCAGTGAGGAGTGCGGGGTAAAGATCATTACAGGTGACACAAAAGTAGTAGAAAAAGGAAAAGGTGATAAGATTTTTATAAACACTTCAGGTCTTGGGATAATTGAGGAAGGAATGGATTGGAGAGGGAGAGAGATAAAAGAGCAAGATGTGGTAATAATAAATGGAGGAATAGGAGAACATGGGCTTTGTATTATGCTTCAGAGACTTGGTATAAAAACTGATGCAGAGGTAAAATCCGATCTTGCACCATTAAACTCCCTTACTTTGCCCCTTTTAAAAATTTCATCGGGAATTAAATTTATGAGGGATCCCACAAGGGGAGGAGTTGCTGGAGTATTAAATGAGATTGCACAAAAATACAATGTGGAGATTGAGGTAAACGAAGAAAGTCTACCCATAAAATCTTGGGTAAAATCAGCAAGCGAAATCCTTGGTATTGATCCCTTGTATTCAGCTAATGAAGGAAAGGTGGTCATAATTGCTGATAAAAAAGAAGAAGAAAAAATTATGAACTTTTTAAAAGCTCACCCCTTAGGAAAAGATGCAAAAGTAATTGGGGAGGTGAAGGGTAAAGGAAGAAGAGTATATTTAAGAACCAGAATTGGAACAAGAAGAATTCTTGATCCCTTAAAAAGAGACCTTCTACCAAGAATTTGCTAAGAAAGTTTATTTACTCTTTCTAAATATCTTAAGCCCCCATATAGCAGAAATTAATCCAATAACAGCAAGGAAAATATACATCCCTTTGAGCCCTACCATATTAGCCACATTCCCCGAAATAAAAGAAGATAAAGTTTGAGATAAGGCTACAGAAAGATTTAAGATTCCCTGTCCTGTAGCCCTTTCCTTAGGAGAAACTAAATCGTTCACATAAATAGGTGCCACATTTATAGAGATTACAAAAGTAAAAATATGAGTAAAGAATTGAATTAAAATTACCTCAAAGGCTCTTCCTGTAAGAAAATAAAGAAAAGACCTTATAGGCATAGCAAGTCCTGCCAAAAGAAGAAGAGGCTTTCTTCCTACTTTATCTGCCATATGTCCCCAAAAATAGGACATAGGAATTTCAGGTGCAGCACAAACCACAAGTGCCCAACTAATATCACTATTTGTCCCACCTAAATATTTGATCAACAAATTAACATTTCCAGATGTCCCCACAAGAGCAAAACTATAAAAGAACATGAATAATAAAAATTCTCTTACTTCCTTTACCGAAATAAGTCTCTTTACGTCATTAAAAGTTAAAATTTTTGTTTCCACTTTAAATTCGAGCTCTTTAATCGCTAAAAGAATTAGAAAACACAATAAAAATACTAAGGAAATTATAGGAAACATAAAAGTAGATTCCGTTAATTTGGGATAAAAACCCGTAGTTAGCATCATTACTAAAAAACCAATAGGTGCCCAAACTCTTGTGGAAGCAAAGGATTTACTTATGGATGAAAGGGATGCATAATCAAGAATAAGAACATTACTTAGAGTAGTAAGAGTGTCCATAAAAATTCCAAGAATATTATGAAAATTAATTTACCATTTAGAGTCTATTCTAAGTCAATATACAAGTTTTAAAATGGTAGTTTTAAATAATTCCTCCGTAGGTTATAATAAACCCATGGGAAGAATGGTAAGAGAACTTTCTGAAGAAGAAAAAAGACAATACATAGAGAGTTTGAGTAAAAGAGAAAGATAAAAAGCCTTAAAGCTTGCTAAGGAAGTGGTCAAAATCCTACATGAAAAATACAAAGTGGAAAGGATATATTTGGCAAGATATTAATCTTGCAGTATTAGGCATACTCCCTAACCTATATTTTAAAGCCATAGCAGAAATTGAGTAAAGAAATAAACAATAAAAGAGCTTGTGGAAAAGCTCTCTGAGATATGGTAAGAAACAAAGAAGAATCTCTCAGAGTTTCCTAAATTTCTTAAAATCAGTTTAGAGGGAGGACTTATGTCTTCAAAAGTAATTGTATATAATGCAGAATATGAAAAGGAATCCTTAAAAGACAAGATAAAAAGGGCATTAGAATATTTTGATCTTCCTAATTTTAAAGGAAAAAGAGTTTTTATTAAGCCCAATCTTCTCATGGCCTCTTCTCCTGATAAGGCAATTACTACTCACCCTACAGTAATTGAGGCCATTATTGAGATATTAAAAGAGAAAGAAGCAAGAGAAATATTTATAGGAGATACCCCTGGAAATACCTCTACAAATTTGGATCACCTTTATAGGGTAACAGGTATGAAAGAAGTGGCAGAAAGACAAAAAGTAAATCTTGTAAATCTATATACCTATGGAGTGGTTAATATTAAAAGCGAGGTTGCAGGAAATATTCCATTAACTAAATTTATAAAAGAGGTAGATTATATAATTAATGTGCCAAAACTCAAGACCCACACCTTCATGCTTATGACCTGTACCATTAAGAATACTTTTGGACTTGTACCAGGAATGAATAAATCTCGTATGCATGCCATTGCCATAAATCCAGAAAATTTTGCCAAAATTTTGGTGGAGATATTTAGCGAAGTAAATCCCGTGATAAATATTGTAGATGCTATCGTAGGAATGGAAGGAGAAGGACCCTCTGCAGGAACTCCAAGAAAATTTGGAAAGATTATTACGGGAAAAGATCCTGTTGCAGTAGACGTAGTTTCAAGCCTTCTTCTTGGATATAAACCAGAAGAGATTTACACAAATCTCATTGCATATAAAAAAGGTCTTGGAGAGATAAATATCGAAAAAATTGAAGTTATAGGAGAAGAAAAAGCTAAGATCTATAACCACGATGTAGTAAAAGTAAAAAACTTCTATTCCCTTTCCAAAAATGTTCCAGCCTTTATGGGAAGTATCACCTCTTTTCTATATAATAAATTTATTAGACAATATCCCGTTATTGAAGATGAAAAATGTATAAAATGCAGAATATGTGAGAATAGTTGTCCTAATAAAGCTATAACTTACGATCCAAATAAGATGATTATAGATTAT from Dictyoglomus turgidum DSM 6724 includes:
- a CDS encoding MFS transporter; its protein translation is MDTLTTLSNVLILDYASLSSISKSFASTRVWAPIGFLVMMLTTGFYPKLTESTFMFPIISLVFLLCFLILLAIKELEFKVETKILTFNDVKRLISVKEVREFLLFMFFYSFALVGTSGNVNLLIKYLGGTNSDISWALVVCAAPEIPMSYFWGHMADKVGRKPLLLLAGLAMPIRSFLYFLTGRAFEVILIQFFTHIFTFVISINVAPIYVNDLVSPKERATGQGILNLSVALSQTLSSFISGNVANMVGLKGMYIFLAVIGLISAIWGLKIFRKSK
- the hypE gene encoding hydrogenase expression/formation protein HypE; the encoded protein is MEDMILLSHGSGGESTRKLIEEEILKYFGNELLNELYDSSIFETSGRLALTTDSFVISPIFFNGGDIGKLSIYGTINDLSVMGAKPLYLSVGFIIEEGLTLREFREILKSMKLASEECGVKIITGDTKVVEKGKGDKIFINTSGLGIIEEGMDWRGREIKEQDVVIINGGIGEHGLCIMLQRLGIKTDAEVKSDLAPLNSLTLPLLKISSGIKFMRDPTRGGVAGVLNEIAQKYNVEIEVNEESLPIKSWVKSASEILGIDPLYSANEGKVVIIADKKEEEKIMNFLKAHPLGKDAKVIGEVKGKGRRVYLRTRIGTRRILDPLKRDLLPRIC
- a CDS encoding DUF362 domain-containing protein, with protein sequence MSSKVIVYNAEYEKESLKDKIKRALEYFDLPNFKGKRVFIKPNLLMASSPDKAITTHPTVIEAIIEILKEKEAREIFIGDTPGNTSTNLDHLYRVTGMKEVAERQKVNLVNLYTYGVVNIKSEVAGNIPLTKFIKEVDYIINVPKLKTHTFMLMTCTIKNTFGLVPGMNKSRMHAIAINPENFAKILVEIFSEVNPVINIVDAIVGMEGEGPSAGTPRKFGKIITGKDPVAVDVVSSLLLGYKPEEIYTNLIAYKKGLGEINIEKIEVIGEEKAKIYNHDVVKVKNFYSLSKNVPAFMGSITSFLYNKFIRQYPVIEDEKCIKCRICENSCPNKAITYDPNKMIIDYKKCISCFCCHELCPQKAIRLEKSLLARRLFR